In Aquila chrysaetos chrysaetos chromosome 24, bAquChr1.4, whole genome shotgun sequence, the genomic stretch TACCAGTGGTAACAGAAACTGCTTATATCTTATGGGAAAAGGATGAGATCTCAAGAATACTGAAGATTCAAGTTGGCTTGTTTTTTTATGTTGGTGTTGCTTTCCTCCTTCGCTTACAAGAGCCTAAATCCAAAACCCACTAGTATTGGATGTGTACCTGACCCTCAGGCCCTCTGTTGTCAAAATGAAGGACAAATTTGAAGTGATACTCTAAAACaatcacagaagaaatctgaaTGTAGGGCTGCCTTTAGATGTGCAGGGACTCCTGTAGAAATGCATGGGGGGAAAAGGGACTGCAGTACTAACTTGGAGCCTCAGCATGCAGGGGAAAAGGTTTTgaagaatttccttttcaatttcaccaacttttaaaataagtttgttttaattctgtttttcagcaatTGAATGACTCTTCAGTGATCATCAGTGCAATAAAGACCTATCTAATTTCCAAGTAAGAAAACGGGATGGTGGGAGAAGAGCTGAATGTGAATGGCCCTAGCAAAGTAGAGATTGAGAAGACTCTATCAGAGTCGGTCATAAGTACCTTGCTGACCTTGGTCTCTGAAGCTCTGGGTGTTTGGTCCAGCAGACCTGACCCTGGCTGTGATGGTGTGGATGGTGCATATATATGTTGTGATGTATGTGCagtaaagaaaagcttttaccTTTCAGAACTACTCTTTTTTCACCTGTGAGATTGTCTTTGCACAAAACCTACTTAAGCATGGAGTAGTGTTAGGCCTGGAACTAAGCTTACATTTAGCCAGTTATAATATctagaatgaaataaaattgctgtACTTGTGGCCTGTCCTTTACATCCGTGCCACAAAGCACTTGAGAATCGTAGGTAGTTTTATGCCTgcaaaaatttctgttctgacaCGAAGTTATATACACTAATAATAGTTACTTGCAAGTAGCTGTTCCAGTCTCTTTTCAAAACTTATTTCAAATAGAATTTGTGCacttatttttagaataatacattttaaagtgtgTATCTTTCAATCTGTCCTTTGCTCTTGCTCATTTTTGTGGCAGCCAGATCAGTGCTAACTGGGTTTCTGTCCACAGGAGGAATAGCTTAGAAGAGATCGTGTCCTTCTATCCTCCTATGAAAACTGTGACTGAGCAAGGCAAGGAGGTATTTGAGTATGGGAATAAATACTGGCTTATGCTGGATGAGAAGGAGACAAAGCGAATCTATCCTGTCAAAGAAGTGAGAGTGTAAGTGCTCTTAAGTTTCTGGGCTCTCCAAGtagggtcacagcctcctccaTATGTACTCAGGGATGATGTAGATACAAAATCCCGCTGGTGCTGACAAATCTTGTCACACCCCCATTAGTGTTTAAAACCTCAGTAGTTAGAGTGGTTTTGCTGCGTTTCTTGCATAATTTGACACAATGCTGTTAGACAGCCTAGTTCCCACCATCATGGTGATGCTAGCCTTCAGTTGTCTTCAGTTTCCTTCTTGACCTTCCCTTTATGTCACAGGGGAATGCTATGGAGTGCTGgtttccctttctgctttagTTCTCGTACTGGGAGGAGAAGCTAGTACTCTATCTTAGTCTTAATTTTAGTTTGAGATTGGAGGAGCCTTGGCAAAGATAGTGATCCTGAGTGCATTTCAGAGAGGTCACCAGAGCACAAGGCTGGGCAGGAGTTTCTGGCACATTTGTCCTTGGCAGAACCTCTGGTTAATGCCACTGTGATTCTGCTTGCCTCCTGTGACCCTGCAATCTGTACCTCATTCACTGAAAAGTTTCTTTCTCTTGAACGCTTGCAGGGAAGAAATGAAGTGGAGAAAATGGGCAGACGATTGGCTTGTTCACCTCATCTCCCCCAACGTTTACCGTACCCCGAGAGAAGCCTTGGCATCTTTTGATTACATTGTCCGTGAGGGGAAGTTTGGCACCGTGGAAGGTTTCTTTGCCAAGTACATGGGGGCTTTTGCCATGTTCTTCATTAgcaaaaggctgaagaaaaggtTGGTACCACTGAACACCAAGTACACAAGAGGAATAGCGCCTTAACCTCCTTAGCTGTGAGCCTCCGATGTCAAGGGGCAGAACCTCAGTGGTTTAGACCAAACCGTTTAATCTGATGTGAGTAACAGCCATACTTAAAGCTTTAACTGGAGGTATTGAACCCCTCTACTCTAGTTTAATCACTAACTGCCCCCTTCACTCTCAAAAACCTCCCTAATTCCCAGGCAAAGACCAGCCCATAAGATTAGAAATGATAAAAggttaaagaaagaaacaaactagTGTCTTCAAACTAGTTCTTCTCTTTATCCAGACATCACCTTCAAGACAATGTCCGAGAAGACTTGTATGAAGCAGTTAATGAGTGGGTAAAAGCAGTTGGCAAACATCGACTGTTCATGGGTGGAAACCAGCCGAACCTTGCTGACTTGGTAAGGGGTTAATTCCTGCACTTATTGTTAGGTGTGTTACAAATCATCCAGTTGCTCATCTATGTGAAACGGTTCATACAAATATAGGCAGAGAAGGTCAGTTACATGAGATACATTGTCACTGTCCTTTGTGCAGTAATACAATTCCCACGTGAAGGGGacttacatttccattttccagagaaaagttTTCTAAGATGGAACCTGTGGTTCCCACCTGCAGGTGGGTGTTACTCATCATGTGGAAGCATGATAAAAGCAGGTTACAAGCCAGGACACTGCTCTGTCTCATGAATGCTGGTGAATAAAGCCTCACACCTGCACAGGTTTTATTAGACTCAGTGCTGCTGGGGTTTCCTttgcaggcagcagtgcagagTGGAGCAAGATTcatcccctgcaccagcagTTCTCCTTGGAATGCAAGTGAAGCATTTCACACCGGGGCTTCATGCAAAGATGGAGTTAACTTCTGCCCCATAACTGCACATAGATCCTGATCTGTCCTTACTGTTTCCTCATGGAAAAACATGCATATTCTTAACTACCTTTCTGCCATTCAGTCTTCCTTGCTAATCAGAGTGGTGGAGTAGATGGTAGGACAGGGAAAGAGCCTGACTGGCTAGGCTATTCAGACACTCATTGGTACCCTAAGCCGTTGTCCCTGCTGACTCTTTGTGTTGTTCTAATCTTTATCCTCTGGCACAGGCAGTGTATGGGGTCCTCCGAGTCATGGAAGGGCTGGAAGCCTTTGACGACATGATGGTTCACACCAAGATTCAGCCTTGGTACCAGCGCATGGAAGAAGTCATTCAAAAAGCTGAAGCTGCAGTCTGATGtcagctgcagctgccttcCTGAAGTACTTGCATGGTAAAAAACTTCAGAAGGAatggcatttgttttttaagagtTGAATGGACTGACATGCAGGCACAGAGACTGTCCCATTTAGAATATCAAGTCTCAGTGAGCAGGAGGGATCCAGCTGGGTGTATGTTTGAACATGGTATTTAGAAGGACGGGGACAGGTAAAAGGAAGGGATCTTGGACGCTGCTGGAAAGGAGAAGCTCTGAACTGAAGAATGCAGCAAATAGGCTTCTTTTAGGTGAGAGCCATTCTCAGAGCGGGTTACTGTAAAAGCAAGACGCTCTTGGCTAGTAAACAGCCATATCAGATGGGGTGGGTCTGAGCAGCTTTTACTTCAGGCTGTCTTCCACTACTCATCCATGTCATCTGAAGTGTTTTCCTGACTGAGACACTGGATACTAGTCTTTAAATGACAATTTTTCCTGCAATAGGATCCTGTAAGCCCAgtgctgagggaactggaggAATCCACGGTGCTGGGAAAGGCATCCTTCCTATGACAGAAACAATGCTGCACTCGGCAGATTGTATGCTTTTACTCTTCCATGTAAACGGTTCTTTCAGTACTTGATTCTGTACGATCTGCAAGGATAAAGGCTTGCTTCTTTCTGTGCCCATTGTGAGATCTATGAATTCCTACCTTACCTGTTATGCTCGGAAAGCACGCCCCACGCAGAAATCACTAATGCAGAGCAGTTACTTGAAAGATTTATCTTGCATGAAAGCTCTCTGGAATACCCTTGAaaatcagtttggttttgttttggaaaaagaaggatTAAGA encodes the following:
- the PTGES2 gene encoding prostaglandin E synthase 2 translates to MAVAGRAWRAAALLPPWRLRAPRRDYGAVAAAAAAAAAAGGGGGGRLLLGAAFALGGGAGLYLAARHRLREHSAAELPAGSLQLTLYQYKTCPFCSKVRAFLDYHGLPYEIVEVNPIMRKEIKFSSYRKVPILLANAGSPVQLNDSSVIISAIKTYLISKRNSLEEIVSFYPPMKTVTEQGKEVFEYGNKYWLMLDEKETKRIYPVKEVRVEEMKWRKWADDWLVHLISPNVYRTPREALASFDYIVREGKFGTVEGFFAKYMGAFAMFFISKRLKKRHHLQDNVREDLYEAVNEWVKAVGKHRLFMGGNQPNLADLAVYGVLRVMEGLEAFDDMMVHTKIQPWYQRMEEVIQKAEAAV